A stretch of Paraburkholderia phenazinium DNA encodes these proteins:
- a CDS encoding tetratricopeptide repeat protein: MTTPEIRATPPKLDSGVELLKLDIERDRLRAEIEARRRELDLKERELILQEGEIATHRAANFTPIRAAIIAGATAIIGAVIGALLQGFSNLTLEKSKLESSLILKAVATGNQEDAVKNLEFLLNTHLIEDKEGKLRHAVESAPQSVAVLPAEEYVRSGIASAQGGRIDDAIVAYRKALKLNSQDAMTYNLLGYALLQKGNVGEALENLKTSVKIDPQYVWGYYNLALALWAAGERQEAIEALKSVIKINPNFKAIIADDKQFSQFHAQKDFRALIH; the protein is encoded by the coding sequence ATGACAACTCCTGAGATTCGCGCGACTCCGCCGAAGCTAGATTCGGGCGTCGAGTTGCTCAAGCTCGATATCGAACGCGACCGACTTCGGGCGGAAATAGAAGCACGGCGACGCGAGCTCGATCTGAAGGAGCGCGAATTGATCCTCCAAGAAGGCGAAATCGCGACACATCGCGCGGCTAACTTCACACCAATTAGGGCAGCCATCATCGCGGGTGCCACTGCAATAATCGGAGCGGTTATTGGAGCGCTCCTCCAAGGTTTTTCCAATCTAACGCTTGAGAAATCGAAGCTTGAATCCTCGCTAATTCTGAAGGCAGTGGCGACAGGCAACCAAGAGGACGCTGTCAAGAATCTTGAGTTCCTCCTCAATACGCACCTAATCGAGGACAAGGAGGGCAAGCTTCGCCACGCCGTGGAGAGTGCCCCACAATCTGTAGCGGTGTTGCCCGCTGAAGAATACGTTCGATCTGGGATTGCGAGCGCACAAGGCGGCAGAATAGATGATGCAATCGTTGCATACAGAAAAGCGCTCAAACTCAACTCCCAAGACGCTATGACTTACAACTTGCTTGGGTATGCGTTGTTGCAGAAAGGGAATGTCGGCGAGGCGTTGGAGAATCTTAAAACGTCGGTAAAGATTGACCCTCAGTACGTTTGGGGTTACTACAATTTAGCGCTAGCCCTCTGGGCGGCTGGCGAACGCCAGGAAGCGATCGAAGCCCTGAAATCCGTCATTAAGATAAATCCAAACTTTAAAGCGATTATTGCCGACGACAAACAGTTTTCGCAATTTCATGCACAAAAAGATTTCCGCGCGCTAATACATTGA
- a CDS encoding TIGR01458 family HAD-type hydrolase produces the protein MNSAMALPGAIKTILFDVDGTLVGRGRALPGAAGAVACARRQGLAVRFLTNTTSRSPDLLAAELQSRGLAIESDEIQTAGTACVEYLKSRPGITCHLIVPSSIRPMFDGIAINDKEPDVVVISDIGEQFNFQVLNQAFLMLRAGAELVVPQKGLFWFDHDGPKLDCGSFIVGLEAATGRQATVTGKPSELFFQRALAHVGCRADEALIIGDDISTDVLGATRIGARSLLVGTGKYTLGAERNGAVCPDYFLPTLEQLPQLLGDH, from the coding sequence ATGAATTCCGCGATGGCATTGCCGGGTGCAATCAAGACCATCCTTTTCGATGTCGACGGTACGCTTGTGGGAAGAGGAAGAGCCTTACCAGGTGCCGCCGGCGCCGTGGCTTGTGCCCGACGCCAAGGCCTGGCCGTTCGCTTCCTGACGAACACGACCAGCCGGAGTCCCGACCTGTTAGCTGCTGAATTGCAAAGCCGGGGCTTGGCGATCGAGAGCGACGAAATCCAGACCGCTGGCACCGCATGCGTTGAATATCTGAAATCGCGGCCCGGCATTACATGTCACCTGATCGTGCCGTCTTCAATCCGCCCCATGTTTGATGGCATTGCGATCAATGATAAAGAACCCGACGTGGTTGTCATCAGTGATATCGGCGAGCAGTTCAACTTTCAGGTACTGAACCAGGCCTTTCTGATGTTAAGAGCTGGAGCCGAATTGGTTGTGCCTCAAAAAGGGCTCTTCTGGTTTGACCATGACGGTCCCAAGCTCGACTGCGGCAGCTTTATCGTAGGGCTGGAAGCGGCCACGGGCAGACAGGCTACGGTAACCGGCAAGCCGTCAGAACTGTTCTTCCAGCGGGCACTCGCTCATGTTGGCTGCCGTGCCGATGAAGCGCTGATCATCGGTGACGACATCAGTACCGATGTGCTTGGTGCGACACGCATAGGCGCCAGATCGTTACTGGTGGGTACCGGAAAATACACCCTAGGCGCGGAGCGCAATGGTGCAGTTTGTCCGGATTACTTCCTGCCCACTCTGGAACAACTGCCGCAACTGCTGGGTGACCATTGA
- a CDS encoding GNAT family N-acetyltransferase — protein sequence MQVRSISPTELDQLLLLYRHLHPADEALPDEPVIRSIWNELMANPRHTLFGGYMDSELVSSCALTVIPNLTRGCRPYGVLENVVTHSAHRGKGYGKAVLREALTSSWTAGCYKVMLLTGRKDKATVHFYESAGFDGHEKLAFIAKPGL from the coding sequence TTGCAAGTACGCAGCATTTCCCCGACCGAGCTTGATCAACTGCTCCTTCTCTATCGTCACCTGCATCCAGCCGATGAAGCGCTCCCGGATGAACCGGTTATTCGCTCAATCTGGAATGAGCTTATGGCGAACCCTCGTCACACCCTGTTCGGTGGATATATGGATAGCGAGCTGGTTTCTAGCTGTGCTCTGACTGTCATACCAAATCTCACCCGTGGTTGCAGGCCTTACGGTGTCCTGGAGAACGTCGTCACTCACAGCGCTCATCGCGGGAAGGGCTACGGCAAAGCAGTGCTTCGAGAGGCGTTGACATCGAGCTGGACGGCTGGCTGCTATAAAGTCATGTTGCTGACGGGAAGAAAGGATAAAGCAACTGTGCACTTCTATGAGTCAGCGGGGTTTGACGGACATGAGAAGCTCGCATTTATCGCGAAGCCAGGACTGTAG